In Streptomyces capitiformicae, one genomic interval encodes:
- a CDS encoding aldehyde dehydrogenase family protein, whose translation MPELFIGGAWRSALDERSREIRCPADGSLVAVVDEAGGKDTVKAIAAARRAFDEGPWPTTPAADRGDLLLRVADLLVRDKDALARAESLDTGKRLVESEYDMDDIANCFRYFGRAAAAEAGRVVDTGQANVDSRVVYEPVGVCALITPWNYPLLQTAWKVAPALAAGNTFVLKPSELTPHTAIHLMRLLQEAGLPPGVANLVLGAGPEAGAPLADHPDVDLLSFTGGLQTGRRLMAAAAGTVKKVALELGGKNPNIVFADADFDTAVDMALTAVFLHSGQVCSAGARLLVEDSLHDRFVDEVVRRAKEIRLGGPFDERARTGPLISAAHRSKVEEYVAKGLAEGAVLRCGGERPRGDAYDKGFYYLPTVLDECTSTMSVVQDESFGPVLTVERFSTEDEVVRLANDTVYGLAGAVWTTDEAKAQRVAARLRIGTVWINDYHPYVPQAEWGGFKQSGFGRELGPSGLAEYREAKHIWRNTDPSPQGWFA comes from the coding sequence ATGCCCGAACTCTTCATCGGCGGAGCGTGGCGATCCGCGCTGGACGAGCGGAGTCGTGAGATCCGCTGCCCCGCCGACGGCAGCCTGGTCGCGGTCGTCGACGAGGCCGGCGGCAAAGACACCGTGAAGGCGATCGCGGCCGCGCGGCGCGCCTTCGACGAGGGCCCGTGGCCCACCACCCCCGCCGCCGACCGCGGTGACCTGCTCCTGCGCGTCGCCGACCTCCTCGTACGCGACAAGGACGCGCTCGCCCGCGCCGAGTCCCTCGACACCGGCAAGCGGCTGGTGGAGAGCGAGTACGACATGGACGACATCGCGAACTGTTTCCGCTACTTCGGGCGTGCGGCCGCGGCGGAAGCAGGCCGGGTCGTCGACACCGGCCAGGCGAATGTCGACAGCCGAGTCGTGTACGAGCCGGTAGGGGTGTGCGCACTCATCACCCCGTGGAACTACCCGCTCCTCCAGACCGCCTGGAAGGTGGCTCCGGCGCTCGCGGCCGGCAACACCTTCGTCCTGAAGCCGAGCGAGCTGACCCCGCATACGGCGATCCACCTGATGCGCCTCCTTCAGGAGGCCGGGTTACCGCCGGGCGTGGCCAACCTGGTGCTCGGCGCCGGCCCCGAGGCAGGTGCCCCGCTCGCCGACCATCCGGATGTGGACCTGCTCTCCTTCACCGGCGGTCTGCAGACCGGCCGCAGGCTGATGGCCGCGGCCGCCGGGACGGTGAAGAAAGTCGCGCTGGAACTCGGCGGCAAGAATCCGAACATCGTCTTCGCCGACGCCGATTTCGACACGGCCGTCGACATGGCGCTGACCGCGGTGTTCCTGCACTCGGGCCAGGTGTGCTCGGCGGGCGCCCGCCTGCTCGTGGAGGACTCGCTGCACGACCGGTTCGTCGACGAGGTCGTACGCCGGGCCAAGGAGATCCGGCTCGGCGGCCCGTTCGACGAGCGGGCCCGGACCGGGCCGCTGATCTCGGCGGCGCACCGTTCGAAGGTCGAGGAGTACGTCGCCAAGGGGCTCGCGGAGGGCGCGGTACTGCGCTGTGGGGGCGAGCGGCCGCGCGGCGACGCGTACGACAAGGGCTTCTACTATCTGCCGACCGTCCTGGACGAGTGCACGAGCACGATGTCCGTGGTACAGGACGAGTCGTTCGGGCCGGTGCTGACCGTGGAGCGGTTCAGCACCGAGGACGAGGTCGTCCGGCTGGCCAATGACACCGTCTACGGTCTCGCCGGCGCCGTATGGACGACGGACGAGGCCAAGGCCCAGCGGGTCGCGGCACGGCTGCGGATCGGCACGGTGTGGATCAACGACTACCACCCGTATGTGCCGCAGGCCGAGTGGGGCGGTTTCAAGCAGTCCGGCTTCGGCCGCGAGCTCGGGCCCTCGGGGCTCGCCGAATACCGCGAGGCGAAGCACATCTGGCGCAACACGGACCCCTCACCGCAGGGCTGGTTCGCCTGA